One stretch of Halalkalicoccus sp. NIPERK01 DNA includes these proteins:
- the lysW gene encoding lysine biosynthesis protein LysW, giving the protein MADDSTITAEDPLTGDEIEIPADVEVGEIIDSPVSGAELEVVSTDPVELEEAPELEEDWGE; this is encoded by the coding sequence ATGGCAGACGACAGCACCATCACGGCGGAGGACCCCCTGACCGGCGACGAGATCGAGATTCCGGCCGACGTGGAGGTCGGCGAGATCATCGACAGTCCCGTGAGCGGGGCGGAACTCGAGGTCGTCTCGACGGATCCCGTCGAGCTCGAGGAAGCGCCCGAACTCGAGGAAGACTGGGGCGAGTGA
- the lysX gene encoding lysine biosynthesis protein LysX: MNVGILYSRIRKDEKLLLNELRERDHEITKIDVRKQQFNVHDPPEIFEGVDIVLDRCLATSRSLYVTRFCEAYGLPVVNGPDTAETCADKVKNSLALASAGVPTPDTDVAFTTEAALESIERFGYPCVLKPVMGSWGRLMAKLESRSAAEAVLEHKETLGHYEHKVFYIQEFVAKPDRDIRVVAVDGEPIAAMARSSEHWLTNAAKGAETEVFEPDAEALELVARASDAVGGGLLGIDLMETEEGYTVHEVNHTVEFKALNEVVDVDVPSKVVDWLEAQVPAEAEVTV, translated from the coding sequence ATGAACGTAGGTATCCTCTACTCCCGGATCCGCAAAGACGAGAAGCTCCTGCTCAACGAGCTTCGCGAGCGCGACCACGAGATCACGAAGATCGACGTGCGAAAACAGCAGTTCAACGTCCACGACCCGCCGGAGATCTTCGAGGGCGTCGACATCGTGCTCGATCGGTGTCTGGCGACCAGCCGGAGCCTCTACGTGACGCGCTTCTGTGAGGCCTACGGGCTCCCCGTGGTCAACGGCCCCGACACCGCGGAGACCTGCGCCGACAAGGTGAAAAACAGCCTCGCGCTCGCGAGCGCGGGCGTCCCGACGCCCGATACCGACGTCGCGTTCACCACCGAGGCCGCCCTCGAAAGCATCGAGCGCTTCGGCTACCCCTGCGTTCTCAAGCCCGTCATGGGGTCGTGGGGGCGGCTGATGGCCAAACTCGAGTCGCGCTCGGCCGCCGAGGCGGTCCTCGAGCACAAGGAGACGCTGGGTCACTACGAGCACAAGGTGTTCTACATCCAGGAGTTCGTCGCCAAACCCGACCGCGATATTCGAGTGGTGGCCGTCGACGGCGAACCGATCGCCGCGATGGCCCGTTCCTCCGAGCACTGGCTGACCAACGCGGCGAAAGGGGCCGAAACCGAGGTGTTCGAGCCCGACGCGGAGGCCCTGGAACTGGTCGCGCGCGCGAGCGACGCGGTCGGCGGCGGCCTGCTCGGGATCGACCTGATGGAGACCGAGGAGGGATACACCGTCCACGAGGTCAACCACACCGTCGAGTTCAAGGCGCTCAACGAGGTCGTCGACGTCGACGTGCCCTCGAAGGTGGTCGACTGGCTCGAAGCACAGGTCCCGGCCGAGGCAGAGGTGACCGTCTGA
- the argC gene encoding N-acetyl-gamma-glutamyl-phosphate reductase, whose product MADGESSEALSAGVVGGSGFTGGELLRLLDGHPNFEIAQATSRSYENKTIGSVHPNLRGRTLRFSDPTDLESVDVLFAATPHGVSMERIDAFEDAADTVVDLSADFRLDTEEQYEEWYDGHSAPEYLEKSVYALPERYREELPGAELIASGGCNATATMLGLGPLFDAGLLSGDEQVVVDVKVGSSEGGSGGGAASSHPERSGIVRPYAPTSHRHEAEIEQEFGISVSFTVHAVDMIRGASATCHVFPDGPVSKKELWGAYRESYADEPFMRIASGGGGVYRYPEPKAVAGTNYGDVGFELDPANRRIVVFSAIDNMMKGSAGQAVHAANVALGLEETAGLEFQGLHPVGAP is encoded by the coding sequence ATGGCGGACGGGGAGAGTTCGGAAGCGCTCAGCGCGGGCGTCGTCGGCGGGAGCGGGTTTACGGGCGGGGAGCTTCTCAGGCTCCTGGACGGACACCCGAACTTCGAGATCGCACAGGCGACGAGCCGATCCTACGAAAACAAGACCATCGGCTCGGTCCACCCCAACCTGCGGGGGCGAACGCTTCGTTTCTCGGATCCCACGGATCTCGAGTCGGTGGACGTGCTCTTCGCGGCGACTCCTCACGGCGTGTCGATGGAGCGCATCGACGCCTTCGAGGACGCGGCCGATACGGTCGTGGACCTCTCGGCCGACTTTCGGCTCGACACGGAAGAACAGTACGAGGAGTGGTACGACGGCCACAGCGCGCCGGAGTACCTCGAGAAGAGTGTCTACGCGCTGCCCGAGCGCTATCGCGAGGAGCTTCCGGGTGCCGAGTTGATCGCCTCGGGGGGCTGTAACGCCACCGCGACGATGCTCGGACTCGGCCCGCTGTTCGACGCCGGACTGCTCTCGGGCGACGAGCAGGTCGTCGTCGACGTGAAGGTCGGCTCCTCCGAGGGAGGTTCGGGCGGCGGCGCGGCCTCCTCGCACCCCGAGCGCTCGGGGATCGTCCGGCCCTACGCGCCGACGAGCCACCGCCACGAGGCCGAGATCGAACAGGAGTTCGGGATTTCAGTGTCCTTCACCGTCCACGCGGTCGACATGATCCGCGGGGCGAGCGCGACCTGCCACGTCTTTCCCGACGGGCCGGTCTCGAAGAAGGAGCTGTGGGGTGCGTACCGCGAGAGCTACGCCGACGAGCCGTTCATGCGGATCGCTTCCGGTGGTGGTGGCGTCTATCGCTACCCCGAACCGAAGGCCGTCGCCGGGACGAACTACGGCGACGTGGGCTTCGAGCTCGATCCAGCTAATAGGAGAATCGTCGTCTTCTCGGCGATCGACAACATGATGAAGGGCTCGGCGGGTCAGGCGGTTCACGCCGCGAACGTCGCGCTCGGACTCGAGGAGACGGCGGGCTTGGAGTTCCAGGGCCTGCATCCCGTGGGGGCTCCATAA
- a CDS encoding acetylglutamate/acetylaminoadipate kinase has product MTVVVKIGGARAVEPEGALADVAHLTANGERVVVVHGGSTAVDELLADLGRDPEYVTTPGGVTGRFTDEKTMEAFTMAMAGRVNTDLTTALRNEGVNALGLSGVDGGLLTGARKSAVRVIEDGRKKIKRGDHSGKIESVNADLLDTLLETGYTPVVSVPMLADDGVAVNADADRAAAAVAGALDASLVVLTDVTGVYEDPDDPETLIESAEAPAELERVEEAAEGFMTKKVMAAKEALSGGAREVIVSDANLNDPILAALDGHGTRFGRGALGGEDE; this is encoded by the coding sequence GTGACCGTCGTCGTCAAGATCGGCGGCGCGCGCGCCGTCGAACCGGAGGGCGCGCTCGCGGACGTCGCACACCTGACGGCCAACGGCGAGCGGGTCGTGGTGGTCCACGGCGGCTCGACCGCGGTCGACGAACTCTTGGCCGATCTCGGTCGAGACCCCGAGTACGTCACCACGCCGGGCGGCGTCACCGGGCGCTTCACCGACGAGAAGACGATGGAGGCGTTCACGATGGCGATGGCCGGCCGGGTCAACACCGACCTGACGACGGCGCTTCGCAACGAGGGCGTCAACGCGCTCGGGCTTTCAGGAGTCGACGGCGGCCTGCTGACCGGGGCCCGTAAATCCGCGGTCAGGGTGATCGAGGACGGCAGGAAGAAGATCAAACGCGGCGACCACTCGGGGAAGATCGAGTCGGTCAACGCCGACCTGCTCGACACGTTGCTCGAAACGGGCTACACGCCCGTCGTGAGCGTTCCCATGTTGGCTGACGACGGCGTCGCGGTCAACGCCGACGCCGATCGTGCCGCCGCGGCAGTGGCGGGCGCGCTCGATGCGTCGCTCGTGGTTCTCACCGACGTTACGGGCGTCTACGAGGACCCCGACGACCCCGAGACGTTGATCGAGAGCGCCGAGGCGCCCGCCGAGTTGGAGCGCGTCGAGGAGGCCGCCGAGGGGTTCATGACGAAGAAGGTGATGGCCGCGAAGGAGGCGCTCTCGGGGGGCGCCCGCGAGGTGATCGTCTCCGATGCGAACCTCAACGATCCCATACTGGCGGCGCTCGACGGCCACGGCACGCGCTTCGGTCGCGGCGCGCTCGGAGGTGAGGACGAATGA
- a CDS encoding aspartate aminotransferase family protein: MTGGFVFSEKPIRIQRGEGPYLYDDSGTEYLDFGASYAVTPAGHCHPEVVDAAKDQLEELMFVQASYPNDARDACYGKLASVAPGDIDNVWLCNSGTEANEAALKFARSATGRKKIVATRRGFHGRTMGALAATWKQKYKKPFEPLAGAFEAVPYGDAEALAEAVDEETAAVIVEPIQGEGGINPAPEGYLAAAREACDETGAALVFDEIQTGLGRTGEFWACEHDGVVPDILTSAKGLASGLPLGATLCRDWIAEDAGPHGSTFSGNPVVCAAASATLDVLVEEDLPTHAAEMGTYLHEEIEAADLPIRDIRGKGLMTGIEVKRGSNRLLRDLALNHRVLALPAGRSVLRLLPPLVIDEAHVDRIVGALSETMGATAES; encoded by the coding sequence ATGACGGGCGGGTTCGTCTTCTCGGAGAAGCCGATCCGTATCCAGCGCGGCGAGGGGCCGTATCTGTACGACGACTCCGGTACTGAATACCTCGATTTCGGCGCGAGCTACGCGGTCACGCCCGCGGGCCACTGTCACCCCGAGGTGGTCGACGCCGCGAAAGACCAGTTAGAGGAGCTGATGTTCGTCCAGGCCTCGTATCCCAACGACGCGCGCGACGCCTGCTACGGGAAGTTGGCGAGCGTGGCACCCGGCGACATCGACAACGTCTGGCTCTGTAACTCGGGCACCGAGGCCAACGAGGCGGCCCTGAAGTTCGCGCGCAGCGCGACGGGACGGAAGAAGATCGTCGCCACCCGCCGGGGCTTTCACGGCCGGACGATGGGCGCGCTCGCCGCCACGTGGAAGCAGAAGTACAAGAAGCCGTTCGAGCCCCTCGCGGGAGCGTTCGAGGCGGTGCCCTACGGTGACGCGGAAGCGCTCGCCGAGGCCGTCGACGAGGAGACCGCCGCGGTGATCGTCGAGCCGATCCAGGGCGAGGGCGGGATCAACCCCGCACCCGAGGGCTACCTCGCGGCCGCCCGCGAGGCCTGCGACGAGACGGGCGCGGCGCTCGTCTTCGACGAGATTCAAACGGGTTTGGGACGGACGGGCGAGTTCTGGGCCTGCGAGCACGACGGTGTGGTGCCCGATATCCTGACGAGCGCGAAGGGACTCGCGAGCGGCCTGCCGCTCGGGGCGACCCTCTGTCGGGACTGGATCGCCGAGGACGCCGGCCCGCACGGCTCGACCTTCAGCGGGAACCCCGTGGTCTGTGCGGCCGCCTCGGCGACGCTCGACGTACTCGTCGAGGAGGATCTACCCACCCACGCCGCCGAAATGGGGACGTATCTCCACGAGGAGATCGAGGCCGCGGACCTGCCGATCCGCGATATCCGGGGGAAGGGACTGATGACCGGGATCGAGGTCAAACGGGGCTCCAATCGCCTCCTGCGGGACCTCGCGTTGAACCACCGGGTGCTCGCGCTGCCGGCGGGTCGGTCGGTTCTCAGACTGTTGCCGCCGCTCGTGATCGACGAGGCGCACGTCGACCGGATCGTCGGGGCGCTCTCGGAGACGATGGGCGCGACCGCCGAATCATGA
- a CDS encoding [LysW]-lysine hydrolase has translation MSVSSDSARDLLVDLVSIPSPSGEERAAAERLVEFFEAHDREVRIDDVGNVRAPADDRVLLTSHIDTVPGEIPVRTENEVLWGRGSVDATGPLCAMAVAAVSSGASFVGVVGEETDSRGAWHLIEDREEPDAVINGEPSGWDGITLGYRGMLAGTYVATSESGHTSRPEPNAIQHAIGWWSRVEERFAPDEDEEWEPVFERVTTKPVSVEGGTDPDGLSVSATLDGQFRVPPSLTIEEVREMAEHELYSSSNRSSGRGPRDGELGPDTDAAGTVNWGRPIPPVMESPRTDLARAFRVAIRGEGGDPRLLRKTGTSDMNVYASAWDCPMVTYGPGDSDLDHAPDERLDLAEYDRSIAVLREVAKRL, from the coding sequence ATGAGCGTTTCGAGCGACTCGGCGCGCGACCTGCTGGTCGACCTCGTCTCGATCCCGTCGCCCTCGGGCGAGGAGCGCGCGGCCGCCGAGCGGTTGGTCGAGTTCTTCGAGGCCCACGACCGCGAGGTCCGGATCGACGACGTGGGCAACGTCCGCGCCCCCGCCGACGACCGCGTACTCTTGACCTCGCATATCGACACCGTTCCCGGGGAGATCCCCGTCAGGACCGAAAACGAGGTCCTCTGGGGTCGGGGTAGCGTCGACGCCACCGGCCCGCTGTGTGCGATGGCGGTCGCGGCCGTCAGTTCTGGAGCGAGCTTCGTCGGCGTCGTCGGCGAGGAGACCGACTCGCGGGGCGCCTGGCACCTGATCGAGGACCGCGAGGAACCCGACGCCGTGATCAACGGCGAGCCCAGCGGCTGGGACGGCATCACCCTGGGGTATCGGGGCATGCTCGCGGGCACCTACGTCGCCACCAGCGAGTCGGGCCACACCTCCCGACCCGAGCCCAACGCGATCCAGCACGCGATCGGCTGGTGGAGCCGCGTCGAGGAGCGTTTCGCGCCCGACGAGGACGAGGAGTGGGAGCCGGTCTTCGAGCGCGTGACGACCAAGCCCGTCTCGGTCGAGGGCGGAACCGACCCCGACGGGCTGTCGGTCTCGGCGACGCTCGACGGCCAGTTCCGCGTCCCGCCCTCGTTGACGATCGAGGAGGTCCGCGAGATGGCGGAGCACGAACTGTACAGCAGCTCGAACCGGTCGAGCGGGCGTGGCCCGCGAGACGGCGAACTCGGCCCCGACACCGACGCCGCGGGCACCGTCAACTGGGGGCGGCCGATCCCGCCCGTCATGGAGAGCCCGCGGACCGATCTCGCGCGGGCGTTCCGGGTCGCCATCCGCGGCGAGGGCGGCGACCCCCGCCTGCTTCGCAAGACCGGCACCAGCGACATGAACGTCTACGCCTCGGCGTGGGACTGTCCGATGGTGACCTACGGTCCCGGCGACTCGGACCTCGATCACGCGCCCGACGAACGCCTCGATCTGGCCGAGTACGACCGCTCCATCGCGGTGCTTCGGGAGGTCGCAAAGCGCCTATGA
- the argF gene encoding ornithine carbamoyltransferase, which produces MTRHFIDVDDLSGEELDEVLDRGAEYKCERREGIAHPDLERKTLGMLFEKPSTRTRVSFETGMTQLGGHAVFLGSEDIQLGHGEPLKDTARALSGYVDALMARVFEHAHVEELARYATVPVVNGLTDDAHPCQTLADLLTVRETFDDLEDVSVTWVGDANNVARSFALGCALAGIDLTVATPPEYALDEDVVERADSLGTAPTVTEDPSEAVEGADVVYTDVWVSMGQEGERDERLSAFEGFQVNGDLLAHAPDARVMHCLPAHRGEEITDDAIEGERSLVFEQAENRLHAQKGLLSFLLA; this is translated from the coding sequence ATGACACGCCACTTCATCGACGTCGACGACCTGAGCGGCGAGGAACTAGATGAGGTCCTCGACCGCGGCGCGGAGTACAAGTGCGAACGCCGCGAGGGGATCGCCCACCCGGATCTGGAGCGAAAGACGCTGGGCATGCTCTTCGAGAAGCCGAGCACTCGTACCCGGGTCTCGTTCGAGACGGGGATGACCCAACTCGGCGGCCACGCCGTCTTCCTGGGCTCCGAGGACATCCAACTGGGCCACGGCGAGCCGCTGAAGGACACCGCGCGGGCGCTGTCGGGCTACGTCGACGCGCTCATGGCCCGCGTCTTCGAGCACGCGCACGTCGAGGAACTCGCGCGCTACGCGACGGTGCCGGTGGTCAACGGGCTGACCGACGACGCCCACCCCTGCCAGACGCTCGCGGATCTGCTGACCGTGCGGGAGACGTTCGACGATCTGGAGGACGTTTCCGTCACCTGGGTCGGCGACGCCAACAACGTCGCCCGATCGTTCGCGCTGGGCTGCGCCCTCGCGGGGATCGACCTCACCGTGGCGACGCCCCCCGAGTACGCGCTCGACGAGGACGTCGTCGAGCGGGCGGATTCGCTGGGAACGGCGCCGACGGTCACCGAGGACCCCAGCGAGGCGGTCGAGGGCGCGGACGTCGTCTACACCGACGTCTGGGTCAGCATGGGCCAGGAGGGCGAACGCGACGAGCGCCTCTCGGCGTTCGAGGGGTTCCAGGTGAACGGGGACCTGCTCGCTCACGCACCTGACGCGCGGGTGATGCACTGCCTGCCGGCCCACCGCGGCGAGGAGATCACCGACGACGCCATCGAAGGCGAGCGCTCGCTCGTCTTCGAGCAGGCCGAGAACCGCCTGCACGCCCAGAAGGGGCTGTTGTCGTTCCTGCTGGCGTAG
- a CDS encoding histidine kinase, producing MSTETRTETATTAKTRLEPWQAGLVGGLVGGLVFGAMMSMMMPDVIEMGIPALYGIEGPAGLTGWIIHMSNSAVLGVVFGAIVGASDLSGTGTLAGVGLAYGIVLWVALAAVVMPVWLSAVGFPMAPPLPNFDPMSMVGHAVYGVVLGAVYAVVR from the coding sequence ATGAGCACGGAAACACGAACCGAGACGGCGACGACGGCGAAAACGCGCCTCGAACCGTGGCAGGCCGGACTGGTCGGCGGTCTCGTCGGCGGGCTGGTCTTCGGCGCGATGATGAGCATGATGATGCCGGACGTCATCGAGATGGGGATTCCGGCGCTGTACGGGATCGAGGGACCGGCCGGCCTCACCGGCTGGATCATCCACATGTCCAACAGCGCGGTGCTGGGCGTCGTCTTCGGCGCGATCGTCGGCGCGAGCGACCTCTCGGGCACCGGAACGCTCGCCGGCGTGGGACTCGCCTACGGGATCGTCCTCTGGGTCGCCCTCGCGGCGGTCGTCATGCCGGTCTGGCTCTCGGCGGTCGGCTTCCCGATGGCGCCGCCGCTGCCGAATTTCGACCCCATGAGCATGGTGGGCCACGCGGTCTACGGCGTGGTGCTGGGCGCGGTCTACGCGGTCGTCCGGTAG